The following are from one region of the Vibrio rarus genome:
- the hemH gene encoding ferrochelatase, translating into MENQSKIGVLLVNLGTPDEATTKGVKRFLSQFLHDKRVVDMNRWLWCPLLHGVILPVRAPKVAKLYQGVWMKEGSPLLVHAKRQVAKLKQALSIPVELGMTYGNPSLLVGMQSLLQQGVQKVIVLPLYPQYSATTTAAVVDGLSVAFKQMTVVPSFEVVGDYHDHPLYIKALADSVRRSWQQRGRGEYLLCSYHGIPKRFADNGDIYPQHCAKTTDLLAKELGLKSHQIGMTYQSRFGREQWLQPYTDKTLQQLPKQGIKQLDILTPAFSADCLETLEEISVECSEVFILAGGEKFNYISCLNDSDAHIKLMASLVNDRIPYSD; encoded by the coding sequence ATGGAAAACCAATCTAAAATAGGTGTATTGCTCGTTAATTTAGGCACTCCCGATGAAGCCACAACCAAAGGGGTAAAGCGCTTTTTAAGTCAGTTTTTGCATGATAAACGTGTTGTGGATATGAACCGCTGGTTATGGTGCCCGCTTTTACATGGCGTGATATTGCCGGTGCGTGCCCCTAAGGTTGCTAAGCTTTATCAGGGGGTGTGGATGAAGGAGGGGTCACCTTTGCTGGTGCACGCTAAAAGACAAGTGGCTAAGCTAAAGCAGGCCTTGTCTATTCCTGTGGAATTGGGGATGACATATGGTAACCCCAGTTTATTGGTGGGGATGCAGTCATTGCTTCAGCAAGGGGTGCAAAAGGTGATAGTTTTGCCTTTATATCCGCAATATTCGGCCACCACAACGGCCGCCGTGGTGGATGGCCTTAGTGTGGCATTCAAACAAATGACGGTCGTCCCTTCGTTTGAGGTAGTAGGTGATTATCATGATCACCCTCTGTACATTAAAGCCTTAGCAGACTCTGTGCGCCGTTCTTGGCAACAAAGAGGGCGCGGGGAGTATTTGTTGTGCTCTTATCATGGGATCCCTAAACGGTTTGCTGATAATGGCGATATTTACCCGCAGCACTGCGCGAAGACCACCGATTTGTTAGCCAAAGAGTTAGGCTTAAAGTCTCACCAAATAGGGATGACTTATCAATCTCGCTTTGGTCGAGAGCAGTGGTTGCAACCTTATACTGATAAAACATTACAGCAACTGCCAAAACAAGGCATAAAACAGTTAGATATTTTGACGCCGGCGTTTTCGGCAGACTGTTTGGAAACGTTGGAAGAGATCTCCGTTGAATGTAGTGAGGTTTTTATTCTGGCAGGGGGAGAAAAATTCAACTATATTTCTTGTCTCAACGACAGTGATGCCCATATTAAATTGATGGCTAGTTTAGTTAATGACCGCATACCGTACAGTGATTGA
- the asnB gene encoding asparagine synthase B has product MCSVFGILDIKTDADKLRPVALEMSKKLRHRGPDWSGIYSSERAILAHERLAIVGLNSGAQPLYSSDKKLILAVNGEIYNHKEIRARYEGKYEFQTDSDCEVILALYQDKGVDLLEELNGIFAFILYDEEKDTYLIGRDHIGIIPLYQGHDEHGNFYVASEMKALVPVCKTVSEFPPGSYLDSTSEEATRYYVRDWNEYAAVQGNSTSKEELTEALEAAVKRQLMTDVPYGVLLSGGLDSSITSAVAKRFAAMRVEDDSQSEAWWPQLHSFAVGLEGAPDLIAAREVADQIGTVHHEMTYTIQEGLDAIRDVIYHIETYDVTTIRASTPMFLMGRKIKAMGIKMVLSGEGADEIFGGYLYFHKAPNAQEFHEETVRKLLALNMFDCARANKSLAAWGVEGRVPFLDKEFIDVAMRLNPKDKMCGNGKMEKHILRECFEHYLPESIAWRQKEQFSDGVGYSWIDTLREVAEAKVTDQQMESAKYRFPYNTPSTKEGYVYREIFEELFPLPSAAECVPGGPSVACSSAKAIEWDESFKNNADPSGRAVKSIHNEAY; this is encoded by the coding sequence ATGTGTTCGGTATTTGGGATTCTCGACATTAAAACTGATGCAGACAAACTTCGCCCTGTGGCGTTAGAAATGTCGAAGAAACTTCGCCACCGTGGGCCGGATTGGTCTGGTATTTATTCATCAGAAAGAGCCATTTTAGCTCACGAGCGTTTAGCTATCGTTGGGTTAAATAGTGGTGCTCAGCCACTGTATAGTTCAGATAAGAAATTGATCTTAGCGGTGAATGGTGAAATTTATAACCATAAAGAAATTCGTGCTCGCTATGAAGGCAAGTATGAATTCCAAACAGATTCGGATTGTGAAGTGATTCTGGCTCTTTACCAAGATAAAGGTGTGGATCTACTTGAAGAACTGAACGGTATCTTTGCTTTTATTCTTTATGATGAAGAAAAAGACACCTATTTAATTGGTCGCGACCACATTGGTATCATCCCTCTTTACCAAGGCCATGATGAACACGGTAACTTCTACGTAGCGTCTGAGATGAAAGCATTGGTTCCTGTATGTAAAACAGTCAGTGAATTTCCTCCAGGTAGCTACCTAGATTCGACCTCTGAAGAAGCCACACGATACTATGTACGTGATTGGAACGAATATGCCGCAGTACAAGGCAACTCCACCAGCAAAGAAGAGCTCACTGAAGCCCTTGAAGCGGCGGTTAAACGTCAACTAATGACAGATGTGCCTTATGGCGTACTACTGTCTGGCGGTCTTGACTCTTCTATTACTTCAGCCGTGGCTAAACGCTTTGCTGCAATGCGTGTTGAAGACGACAGCCAATCAGAAGCATGGTGGCCACAATTGCACTCTTTTGCTGTGGGTCTTGAAGGGGCGCCGGATCTTATCGCCGCTCGTGAAGTGGCCGACCAAATTGGCACCGTTCACCATGAAATGACCTACACCATTCAAGAAGGTCTCGATGCCATTCGCGATGTGATTTACCATATTGAAACCTACGATGTGACTACCATTCGTGCCTCTACGCCTATGTTCCTAATGGGACGTAAAATCAAAGCGATGGGGATCAAAATGGTGCTTTCTGGTGAAGGTGCAGATGAAATCTTTGGCGGTTACTTGTATTTCCATAAAGCGCCAAACGCACAAGAGTTCCATGAAGAAACGGTACGTAAATTGCTGGCTTTGAACATGTTTGACTGTGCTCGTGCCAACAAATCTTTGGCCGCTTGGGGCGTTGAAGGTCGAGTACCTTTCCTTGATAAAGAGTTCATTGATGTAGCAATGCGCTTAAACCCTAAAGACAAAATGTGTGGCAACGGAAAAATGGAAAAACACATCTTACGTGAGTGTTTTGAGCATTACCTTCCAGAATCCATCGCTTGGCGTCAAAAAGAGCAATTCTCTGATGGGGTTGGCTATAGCTGGATTGATACATTACGTGAAGTGGCCGAAGCGAAAGTCACCGATCAACAAATGGAATCGGCTAAATATCGTTTCCCGTACAACACACCGTCAACCAAAGAAGGTTACGTGTACCGTGAAATCTTTGAAGAGTTGTTCCCGCTACCATCGGCAGCAGAATGTGTACCGGGTGGACCTTCCGTTGCGTGTTCATCAGCAAAAGCGATTGAGTGGGATGAGTCATTCAAAAACAACGCCGATCCATCCGGTCGTGCAGTGAAGTCCATTCACAACGAAGCCTACTAA
- the rfaH gene encoding transcription/translation regulatory transformer protein RfaH, with the protein MKRWYLLYCKRGDQQRAQLHLENQGVEVYYPKLITEKVIRGKRTQKMEPLFPSYMFIQFDYEQGPSFTTIRSTRGVADFIRTGQYPTELQGDLILTLKDLEDGQQVIESEMPSQGDCVEIKSGQFAGVDAIYQEPDGDKRSILLITLINKKVEVVVDNQDLGL; encoded by the coding sequence ATGAAACGTTGGTATTTATTGTATTGTAAGCGAGGGGACCAACAGCGGGCACAGTTGCACCTAGAAAATCAAGGTGTTGAAGTGTATTACCCTAAGCTCATTACAGAGAAAGTGATACGCGGTAAGCGTACACAAAAAATGGAACCCTTGTTTCCTAGTTATATGTTTATCCAGTTTGATTATGAACAGGGCCCGTCATTTACCACGATACGTTCTACTCGGGGTGTGGCGGATTTTATTCGTACTGGACAATATCCTACGGAGTTGCAAGGTGACCTCATCTTGACTTTAAAAGACCTCGAAGACGGGCAACAGGTGATTGAATCAGAGATGCCAAGTCAGGGGGATTGCGTGGAGATTAAATCAGGTCAATTTGCTGGGGTTGATGCTATTTATCAAGAGCCTGATGGGGATAAACGTTCCATTTTGTTAATTACCTTGATTAACAAAAAAGTGGAAGTAGTGGTTGATAACCAAGATTTAGGTTTGTAA
- the htpG gene encoding molecular chaperone HtpG, with product MSETASANKETRGFQSEVKQLLHLMIHSLYSNKEIFLRELISNASDASDKLRFQALSQPDLYQGEADLGVKLSFDEKTNTLTVSDNGIGMTRDDVIEHLGTIAKSGTAEFFSKLSEDQSKDSQLIGQFGVGFYSAFIVADAVTVRTRAAGLSAEQGVQWHSAGEGDYTIEDITKASRGTDIILHMREEGKEFLSEWRLRDVISKYSDHIGIPVSILTQVTDDEGKATDETKWEQVNKAQALWTRAKSDIADEEYQEFYKHVSSDYADPLLWSHNKVEGKNDYTSLLYVPSKAPWDMMNRDHKSGLKLYVQRVFIMDDAEQFMPSYLRFVKGLIDSNDLPLNVSREILQDNKVTQSLRNACTKRVLTMLEKLAKKDNDKYLSFWKEFGLVLKEGPAEDHANKEKVAGLLRFASTEVDSNEQSTSLAGYVERMKEGQDKIYYLTADSYAAAKNSPHLEQFKAKGIEVVLMYDRIDEWLMNYLTEFDGKSFQSITKAGLDLSQFEDEQEKEKHKETEEEFKSVVERTKEYLGERVKEVRTTFKLANTPAVVVTDDMEMGTQMAKLLEAAGQAAPEVKYILELNPEHDVVKQMADTADDIAFGRWVELLLGQAMLAERGSLEDPSQFLSAVNQLLVK from the coding sequence ATGAGCGAAACTGCATCAGCGAATAAAGAAACGCGAGGTTTTCAATCAGAGGTTAAGCAACTGCTTCACCTTATGATCCACTCACTGTATTCAAATAAAGAAATCTTCTTGCGTGAGCTTATTTCGAATGCTTCGGATGCTTCGGATAAACTGCGTTTTCAAGCGTTATCTCAGCCTGATCTCTACCAAGGGGAGGCCGATTTAGGCGTTAAACTCTCTTTTGATGAAAAAACCAATACTTTAACCGTTTCTGATAATGGCATCGGTATGACTCGTGATGATGTCATCGAGCACTTAGGTACTATTGCGAAGTCAGGCACTGCGGAGTTCTTCTCTAAGCTATCTGAAGACCAATCTAAAGATTCACAGCTAATAGGTCAGTTTGGTGTGGGCTTCTACTCGGCATTTATTGTCGCGGATGCCGTTACCGTGCGCACTCGTGCTGCGGGCCTTTCTGCTGAGCAAGGGGTGCAGTGGCACTCTGCGGGTGAAGGGGATTACACCATTGAAGACATCACTAAGGCGTCTCGTGGTACTGATATTATTTTGCACATGCGTGAAGAAGGTAAAGAGTTCCTATCTGAGTGGCGTTTGCGTGATGTGATCAGTAAGTATTCTGATCATATTGGTATTCCTGTGTCTATTTTGACTCAGGTGACCGATGACGAAGGTAAAGCAACGGACGAAACCAAATGGGAGCAGGTCAATAAGGCTCAAGCTCTTTGGACGCGTGCTAAGTCTGACATTGCCGACGAAGAATACCAAGAGTTCTACAAGCATGTTTCAAGTGATTATGCTGATCCGCTATTGTGGAGTCACAACAAGGTAGAAGGCAAAAACGACTACACTAGCTTGTTGTATGTGCCATCAAAAGCCCCGTGGGATATGATGAACCGTGATCATAAAAGTGGTCTTAAACTTTATGTACAACGCGTTTTCATCATGGATGACGCCGAGCAATTCATGCCATCCTACCTACGCTTTGTGAAGGGTTTGATCGACTCTAACGATTTACCATTGAACGTGTCTCGCGAAATCCTACAAGACAACAAAGTGACTCAATCACTGCGCAATGCTTGTACTAAACGTGTGCTGACTATGCTGGAAAAACTGGCTAAGAAAGACAACGACAAGTACCTTTCTTTCTGGAAAGAGTTTGGCCTAGTGTTAAAAGAAGGCCCTGCAGAAGATCATGCCAACAAAGAAAAAGTGGCCGGTCTATTGCGTTTTGCATCAACGGAAGTGGATAGCAATGAGCAGTCTACTAGCCTAGCAGGCTATGTTGAGCGCATGAAAGAAGGTCAAGATAAGATTTATTACCTAACGGCCGATAGTTATGCTGCTGCCAAAAACAGCCCTCACCTAGAGCAATTTAAAGCAAAAGGCATTGAAGTGGTCTTAATGTATGACCGCATCGATGAGTGGCTAATGAACTACTTAACTGAGTTTGATGGTAAGTCGTTCCAGTCCATCACTAAAGCGGGTCTTGATCTGAGCCAGTTTGAAGACGAGCAGGAAAAAGAGAAGCATAAAGAGACCGAGGAAGAGTTTAAATCGGTTGTTGAGCGCACCAAAGAGTACTTAGGTGAGCGTGTTAAAGAAGTCCGTACCACATTTAAGTTGGCAAATACTCCTGCAGTCGTTGTTACTGACGATATGGAAATGGGCACGCAAATGGCCAAACTATTAGAGGCTGCAGGTCAAGCAGCACCTGAGGTTAAGTACATTTTAGAGTTAAACCCAGAGCATGATGTGGTGAAACAGATGGCCGATACGGCAGATGATATTGCCTTTGGCCGTTGGGTTGAACTGCTATTAGGTCAAGCAATGCTGGCGGAGCGTGGTTCTTTAGAAGACCCAAGTCAATTCCTAAGCGCTGTCAATCAGTTGCTGGTTAAATAA
- the adk gene encoding adenylate kinase, whose protein sequence is MRIILLGAPGAGKGTQAQFIMEKYGIPQISTGDMLRAAIKAGTELGKKAKGVIDAGQLVSDDIILGLINERIAQDDCEKGFLLDGFPRTIPQADGLKEMGVQVDYVIEFDVADDVIVERMAGRRAHLPSGRTYHVVFNPPKEEGIDDVTGEALVVRDDDKEATVRARLDVYHTQTAPLVQYYGKEAEAGNTQYLKFDGTKQVAEVSADIEKALS, encoded by the coding sequence ATGCGCATCATTCTTTTAGGTGCTCCTGGTGCAGGTAAAGGCACTCAGGCTCAGTTCATCATGGAAAAATATGGTATCCCACAAATTTCTACTGGTGACATGTTACGTGCCGCGATCAAAGCGGGAACTGAGCTAGGCAAAAAAGCTAAAGGTGTAATTGATGCAGGTCAATTGGTTTCTGATGACATCATTCTAGGTCTTATCAATGAACGTATTGCACAAGACGACTGCGAAAAAGGCTTTCTACTTGATGGCTTCCCTCGCACAATCCCACAAGCTGACGGCCTAAAAGAAATGGGCGTTCAAGTGGATTACGTGATTGAATTTGACGTAGCTGACGATGTAATCGTAGAGCGTATGGCGGGTCGTCGTGCTCACCTTCCATCAGGACGTACTTACCACGTAGTATTCAATCCGCCGAAAGAAGAAGGCATTGATGACGTTACTGGTGAAGCGTTAGTCGTTCGTGATGACGACAAAGAAGCAACCGTTCGTGCTCGTTTAGACGTATACCACACGCAAACGGCTCCACTGGTTCAATACTACGGTAAAGAAGCAGAAGCAGGCAATACTCAGTACTTGAAGTTCGATGGTACTAAGCAAGTTGCAGAAGTGAGCGCTGACATCGAAAAAGCACTCTCTTAA
- a CDS encoding GGDEF domain-containing protein codes for MSHSFTLAPVSIIIITALAKVTILRKREIIVIYGCSILCGYLFVMYTHKHTEILSHHLLISNLMIISWLLYLGQDHYTTQLRNFTHNQQQRKAKQKITMQMMQLEAQKVQLQVLLGRDAMTGLYNRGYFDHQLLEEINRASRAHSPLGLLVIDVDHFKVVNDKLGHHIGDEYLKTLATTLDQTCRRETDTVARFGGEEFVILLPNTSHSGLISISQSLLQAVSDLNLPHPIQPKVSISIGGCEFDPDTMNRLTFFEKADQALYKVKTSGRDGFSIPPL; via the coding sequence ATGAGTCACTCATTCACCTTAGCCCCAGTATCGATCATCATCATTACTGCTTTAGCAAAAGTGACTATTTTACGCAAACGAGAAATCATCGTTATCTATGGCTGTAGCATTTTATGTGGCTACCTATTTGTTATGTATACTCACAAGCACACTGAGATTTTAAGCCATCACCTGCTGATTTCTAATTTAATGATTATTAGTTGGTTACTTTATCTCGGGCAGGATCATTACACGACTCAGTTACGCAACTTTACTCACAACCAACAACAGCGTAAAGCCAAACAAAAAATCACCATGCAGATGATGCAATTAGAAGCGCAAAAAGTGCAACTGCAAGTTCTTCTTGGTCGTGATGCAATGACCGGACTGTATAATAGAGGCTATTTTGATCACCAGTTACTTGAAGAAATTAATCGTGCTTCTCGTGCTCACTCTCCTCTTGGCTTGCTGGTTATCGATGTCGACCACTTTAAAGTAGTCAATGACAAACTAGGGCATCACATTGGGGACGAATACTTAAAAACACTCGCCACGACTCTCGACCAAACTTGTCGCCGTGAAACTGACACTGTAGCGAGATTTGGTGGTGAAGAGTTTGTCATTCTATTACCCAACACCAGTCATAGTGGCTTAATCTCCATTTCACAAAGCCTACTACAGGCTGTCTCTGATCTGAATCTGCCACACCCGATACAACCTAAGGTCAGCATTAGTATCGGTGGCTGTGAGTTTGACCCTGACACTATGAATCGGCTGACCTTTTTTGAAAAAGCTGATCAGGCTTTATATAAAGTCAAAACATCGGGACGCGATGGATTTAGCATTCCCCCCTTGTAA